One Solea senegalensis isolate Sse05_10M linkage group LG13, IFAPA_SoseM_1, whole genome shotgun sequence DNA segment encodes these proteins:
- the rab24 gene encoding ras-related protein Rab-24 produces MSAIRVDAKVVMLGKESVGKTSLVERYVHNRFLVGPYQNTIGAAFVAKPIQIGEKVVTLGVWDTAGSERYEAMSRIYYRGARAAIVCYDLTDSSSFQRARFWVKELQNCEEHCKIYLCGTKGDLIEGDRSVRQIDYHDAQDFAEEIGAQHFETSSKTGKNVDELFYKVAEDYNNSAFQYMTEETGVDLGQKKDSYFYSCCHNN; encoded by the exons ATGAGTGCAATTCGTGTGGATGCCAAGGTGGTGATGCTGGGAAAGGAGAGTGTGGGGAAGACCAGCTTGGTGGAGAGATATGTTCACAATCGCTTTTTGGTTGGTCCATATCAGAAC ACTATTGGAGCTGCTTTTGTTGCCAAACCAATCCAGATCGGCGAGAAAGTGGTGACTCTGGGAGTATGG GACACAGCTGGATCAGAGCGCTATGAAGCTATGAGCAGAATCTATTACAGAGGAGCCCGGGCAGCCATAGTCTGCTATG ACTTGACGGACAGCAGCAGCTTTCAGCGAGCTCGCTTCTGGGTGAAAGAGCTGCAAAACTGTgaagag CACTGTAAGATCTACCTGTGCGGCACTAAAGGTGATCTGATTGAGGGAGACAGAAGCGTGCGCCAAATCGACTACCATGACGCTCAGGACTTTGCTGAAG AGATCGGAGCGCAGCATTTTGAGACCTCGAGTAAAACTGGGAAAAACGTGG ACGAGTTATTCTATAAAGTTGCCGAGGATTACAACAACTCAGCGTTCCAGTACATGACAG AAGAGACTGGAGTGGATTTGGGCCAGAAGAAAGACTCTTATTTTTACAGCTGTTGTCACAACAACTGA